One genomic window of Mercenaria mercenaria strain notata chromosome 2, MADL_Memer_1, whole genome shotgun sequence includes the following:
- the LOC123564068 gene encoding sorbitol dehydrogenase-like: MSGDNLAAVLHGPLDVRFEKIPIPEPSHNEVMLCMGSVGICGSDIKYWQTGKCGRFTVEAPMVMGHEAAGTVVKVGPGVHDLKAGDRVAVEPGVPCRTCHLCKTGKYNLCKDVSFCATPPDDGNMCKFYKHPADFCFKLPDKVSLDEGAMLEPLAVAVYSCKRGEVGPGSHVLICGAGPVGILAMMVAKQMGATSVLLTDISENRLAVAKSLGASHVIKVSTDDPKELANQIEATMGCQPNVSIECSAVDFSFRTAIYATYPGGSIVMVGRGSFDVTIPYTIAATKEVDIKGIFRYANCYPAALEFVSSGAVDVKSLITHHFPLLDTVEAFKTAKSPDSNAMKVIIHCDQ, from the exons AGGTGATGCTGTGTATGGGGTCAGTGGGTATCTGCGGGTCTGACATAAAGTACTGGCAAACGGGCAAGTGTGGAAGATTTACCGTGGAAGCTCCAATGGTGATGGGTCATGAGGCTGCAGGCACTGTCGTAAAGGTTGGACCTGGTGTACATGATCTCAAAGCTG GTGACCGAGTGGCTGTAGAGCCCGGTGTTCCATGTCGTACATGTCACCTGTGTAAGACCGGTAAATACAATCTGTGTAAAGATGTTTCCTTCTGTGCCACACCTCCTGATGATGGTAACATGTGTAAGTTCTACAAACATCCAGCAGATTTCTGTTTCAA ACTACCTGATAAAGTTAGTCTTGATGAAGGGGCCATGTTGGAGCCCCTTGCAGTTGCAGTGTACAGCTGTAAAAGGGGAGAGGTGGGACCAGGAAGCCATGTGCTGATTTGTGGAGCAG GACCTGTAGGAATCTTGGCAATGATGGTAGCCAAACAGATGGGAGCAACGTCCGTACTTCTTACAg aCATATCTGAAAACAGACTAGCTGTTGCAAAGTCACTGGGAGCAAGTCATGTGATCAAGGTCAGCACAGATGACCCTAAAGAATTAGCCAATCAGATAGAGGCAACTATGGGATGCCAGCCTAATGTCAGTATTGAGTGCAGTGCTGTGGATTTCAGTTTCAGAACAGCTATTTAT GCAACATATCCTGGTGGCAGCATTGTAATGGTTGGCAGGGGATCGTTTGATGTAACTATACCTTATACCATTGCAGCCACTAAAGAAGTGGACATCAAGGGCATTTTCAGATATGCGAACTG TTACCCCGCTGCCCTGGAGTTTGTATCGTCTGGAGCTGTTGATGTTAAATCTCTGATCACACATCACTTTCCATTACTGGATACAGTGGAAGCCTTCAAAACGGCCAAGTCTCCAGATAGTAATGCCATGAAAGTTATCATTCATTGTGATCAATAA